CGCGATACCGATCGTCTCGCTCGGCGTCGCTCGAGCGGTCGGTGCCTCGGTCTCGTCGGTCGCGGTCGTATCGGTCGTTCATGGCTGTGACTGTGGTGGCGCTGTGGTCGCTCGGTGGTCACTCGTCTCGATTCCTGGCCGTGCGCTACCGGCCGGTCGCGGGCGGGGCCGGCACCGCGGTGCTGTCGACATCGTGTGGTGGACCGCCCGGGCGGATAAAAGGAAAGCGCGCGCTAGCGTGCACGCGCCCGAACGTGTCAGCGCCGCTCCCGGACGCCCTGCATTTCCCGCGACGGCGGGCCGCCGGGCGTCGCCTGTCCGGCGGTCTCCACGACGGACGCGAGGAGGCCCCGAACCGGTTCGTACTCGTAGGTGATCCATTGGGGGAGAAAGCGGGCGCCGGTGAGCTTCCGGACGCCCAGCTGCCGGAGTCGCGTATCCGGCTCGAGGTGATCGGCCAGCCGCAGGTCGACGACGCCGTCGAAGATCGATTCGTCAATTGCGACGCCCTCGTCGCCGGCCGTCCTGCCGCCGAAGATCGGCACGTACCGCGCCTTGCAGACCGTCGCCCGCGTTTCCGTGACGAACTCGTGGACGTGATCCGTCTCGAGGCCGCGAGCGAGTTCGCTCAGCGAATCGATCGCGACCAGCCCGGTCTCGGTCATCTCGAGGTCGTCGAGCGCCGCGTTCAGCTCCCGCAGGATCGGCTCGACGTCGGTCGGCTCCTCGATCGGGACGATCGAGTCGGCGGCGGCCTCGCCGACGAACTCGATCCACTCGCCGCGGTGGTCGCGGAACGCGTCGGGGTCGGCGAGCCGGCGAGTGAAGCAGTCGACGAGTCGGAGACGGTCGTCCTCGAGGGCCGGCAGGACGTTCCAGCCGTTCTCGAAGAAGCGCTCGAGGACCGCCGCCGGCGGCGTGGTCGCGGTCAGGATGACGGCCGGTTCGCCGCGCTCGACGGCGCGCCAGACGAGTTCGGTCAGCAGTTCGCTCCGGCGGGTCCCCGCCTCCCCCGACAGACAGACGAACGAATCGGCGGGGACGCCGTTCGGTACCAGTGAGTCGAGGGGCTCGACGCCCGTGACGATGCGCTTGTACGCGCTCGGATCGGGCACCTCGTCTCCCTCCTCGTCGGCTTCGAGACAGGTCGTCGAACAGAACTGCCCGTCGTCGGTCTCTTCGGGTTCGCCGGGGATCGGATAGTGACAGTGGTCGCACTCGAGGGGATACTCGGGAGAGCGCTCCGGCCGCTGTTGTGACGTCATGGATACCGTCGGCTACGACGAACGGGGAAAAAGAACCAGTTCGTTCCGCGAGTGACTTTCGTCCGCGTCGAGTAGTCACTTCCGTCGCGGCGGTCGGCCGGACTCGCCGACGGCGAGCGGCTCTGATCGTCGTCCGGTTCGCCACCGTTTTCCACGCGACCGTCGAGGATCGGATATGGACGACGCACTCGTTATCGGCGGCACGCGCTTCATCGGCCGCCACCTCGTCGAAGAGCTCCTCGAGCACGGCTACGACGTGACGATCCTCAATCGGGGGACTCACGAGAACCCCTTCGCGGACGACGACCGGGTCGACCGCGTCGAGGGCGACCGGACGAACGAAGCGGCCCTCGAGGCGGCCGCGACGACCGTCGACCCGGACGCGGTCTTCGACTGCGTGGCCTACCAGCCCCGGGACGTCCGCGAGGCGACGCGGATCTTCGCGGACTGCGAGGCCTACGTCTACGTCTCCAGCGGCTCGGCCTACGGCCGCGAGGACATTCCCAAGCGGGAGGGCGAGACGCCCCTCGAGCCCTGTACGCCCGACCAGGCGACCGACGACTCGAGCGAGAGCTACGGCAATCGGAAGGCCGAGGGCGACCGGGCCGTCTTCGCGGCCGCCGAGCAGGGAGTGAACGCGATGAGCGTCCGTCCGCCGGTCGTCTACGGCCCTCACGACTACACGGAGCGCCTCGACTGGTGGATCGACCGCGTGAACCGCTTCGACCGCGTCGTCGTCCCCGGCGACGGAACCAACGTCTGGCACCGCGCGTACGTCGAGGACGTCGCCGCCGCGTTGCGGATCGTCGCCGAGCGCGGCGAGCCCGGCGAGGCCTACAACGTCGGCGATCGGCGGCTCGTCACGCTCTCGGAGATGGTCGAACTGATCGCGGACCAACTCGCGACCGACGTCGACATCGTCACCGCCGGCCCGCGCGAACTCGCCGCCGGCGACATCGAACTCGACGACTACGTGCTCTATCGGGACTACCCGCACGTCCTCTCGACGGCGAAACTCGCCGCGCTCGGCTGGGAGGCGACGCCGCCCGCCGAGGCGATGGAACGGGCGGTCGACGCCCACCTCGAGAGCGACCGCGACGGGAGCGAGCACGG
This portion of the Haloterrigena gelatinilytica genome encodes:
- a CDS encoding NAD-dependent epimerase/dehydratase family protein, with the protein product MDDALVIGGTRFIGRHLVEELLEHGYDVTILNRGTHENPFADDDRVDRVEGDRTNEAALEAAATTVDPDAVFDCVAYQPRDVREATRIFADCEAYVYVSSGSAYGREDIPKREGETPLEPCTPDQATDDSSESYGNRKAEGDRAVFAAAEQGVNAMSVRPPVVYGPHDYTERLDWWIDRVNRFDRVVVPGDGTNVWHRAYVEDVAAALRIVAERGEPGEAYNVGDRRLVTLSEMVELIADQLATDVDIVTAGPRELAAGDIELDDYVLYRDYPHVLSTAKLAALGWEATPPAEAMERAVDAHLESDRDGSEHGPDREAEERVLGILDTF
- a CDS encoding RAD55 family ATPase, producing MTSQQRPERSPEYPLECDHCHYPIPGEPEETDDGQFCSTTCLEADEEGDEVPDPSAYKRIVTGVEPLDSLVPNGVPADSFVCLSGEAGTRRSELLTELVWRAVERGEPAVILTATTPPAAVLERFFENGWNVLPALEDDRLRLVDCFTRRLADPDAFRDHRGEWIEFVGEAAADSIVPIEEPTDVEPILRELNAALDDLEMTETGLVAIDSLSELARGLETDHVHEFVTETRATVCKARYVPIFGGRTAGDEGVAIDESIFDGVVDLRLADHLEPDTRLRQLGVRKLTGARFLPQWITYEYEPVRGLLASVVETAGQATPGGPPSREMQGVRERR